One region of Miscanthus floridulus cultivar M001 chromosome 19, ASM1932011v1, whole genome shotgun sequence genomic DNA includes:
- the LOC136529897 gene encoding peroxidase P7-like, with product MSPSRTCSWLVPLILSILLACTANGDHLKVGYYDKTCPDLQQIVHSVMASRVDADQSMAPAVLRLFFHDCFVDGCDGSVLLDGAPFSESEKDATPNANSLRGFDVIDEIKSYAERACPATVSCADILALASRDAVALLGGPTWKVQLGRKDSRGANRTGAEYGLPAPNSTLAELIDLFKQYDLDARDMAALSGAHTIGTARCHHYRNRVYGYNGEGGADIDPSFAELRRQTCQSAYDAPAPFDEQTPMRFDNAYYRDLVARRGLLTSDQALYGCGGLLDHLVEMYSTDGEAFAKDFARAMVKMGKIPPPPEMQVEVRLSCSKINW from the exons ATGTCGCCTTCCAGGACCTGTTCATGGCTGGTTCCCCTGATCCTCTCGATTCTTCTCGCGTGCACGGCCAACGGCGACCATCTAAAGGTCGGCTACTACGACAAGACGTGCCCCGACTTGCAGCAGATCGTGCACTCCGTGATGGCGTCCAGGGTCGACGCCGACCAGTCGATGGCGCCCGCTGTGCTCCGCCTCTTCTTCCATGACTGCTTCGTCGAC GGATGCGACGGCTCCGTCCTCCTGGACGGGGCGCCCTTCTCCGAGAGCGAGAAGGACGCCACGCCCAACGCCAACTCGCTCCGGGGCTTCGACGTGATCGACGAGATCAAGTCCTACGCCGAGCGTGCCTGCCCGGCCACGGTCTCCTGCGCCGACATCCTCGCGCTCGCCTCCCGCGACGCCGTCGCCCTGCTCGGGGGCCCGACCTGGAAAGTGCAGCTCGGGCGCAAGGACTCGCGCGGCGCCAACAGGACCGGTGCCGAATACGGCCTCCCAGCCCCGAACTCCACCCTCGCCGAGCTCATTGACCTGTTCAAGCAGTACGACCTCGACGCACGCGACATGGCAGCGCTATCCGGCGCGCACACCATCGGCACGGCGCGGTGCCACCACTACAGGAACCGAGTCTACGGCTACAACGGCGAGGGCGGCGCCGACATCGATCCCTCGTTTGCGGAGCTGCGCCGGCAGACGTGCCAGTCCGCTTATGACGCGCCGGCGCCGTTCGACGAGCAGACCCCGATGAGGTTCGACAACGCGTACTACCGGGACCTTGTGGCTCGCCGCGGCCTCCTCACCTCCGACCAGGCGCTCTACGGCTGCGGTGGACTGCTGGACCATCTGGTGGAAATGTATAGCACGGACGGCGAGGCGTTCGCCAAGGATTTCGCCAGGGCAATGGTGAAGATGGGCAAAATACCACCGCCACCAGAGATGCAGGTGGAGGTGAGACTCAGCTGCAGTAAGATCAACTGGTGA